A region of Acyrthosiphon pisum isolate AL4f unplaced genomic scaffold, pea_aphid_22Mar2018_4r6ur Scaffold_1706;HRSCAF=2205, whole genome shotgun sequence DNA encodes the following proteins:
- the LOC115034628 gene encoding uncharacterized protein LOC115034628, giving the protein MTTAAKIFTKLQLRETKNKPKGRRFTLDEKLLSLSLYKQSPKSYRLLCKMFVLPCKRTLSTMMSLIPISTGIDQRMLNVLKINVQKLKPQHRFCSIVFDEVSINPNLNFNNSEGRIYGFEDNGSSQTQKFADHGLVFMVRGIVKNFKQPICYSFCKSTTNRYDLANQIREVVRAVHSTGLNIISSICDQGATNTAAINILMNDTKARYLRKNESFYGDFYEIECESDSHNNVVKIFHLYDTPHLLKGIRNNLLTKNVIFNVDGEKLAQWSDLLKLYELDSNIEDVKMLPRLTRQHVIPAEIPKMKVRNAAQVFSQRVSSIMAFLATQHILGDTAGDTAKFCLFFDKLFDSVNGNFDKVVDGKIYRTGVKKNSPHHKLWEESLKVLSTMNL; this is encoded by the exons ATGACTACTGCTgcaaaaatttttacaaaattacaactAAGAGAAACAAAGAACAAACCAAAGGGACGTCGTTTTACTTTAGacgaaaaattattaagtttgtCCTTATATAAGCAAAGTCCAAAATCATATAGATTGCTGTGCAAGATGTTTGTTCTACCTTGTAAACGAACACTTTCTACAATGATGTCATTAATCCCAATAAGTACTGGGATTGATCAGAGAATGCTGaatgtactaaaaattaatgttcaaaaaCTTAAACCTCAACACAGGTTTTGCTCAATTGTTTTTGACGAAGTTAGTAtaaatccaaatttgaactttaataaTAGTGAAGGAAGAATTTATGGTTTTGAAGACAATGGGTCATCACAAACTCAAAAATTTGCTGATCATGGCTTAGTGTTTATGGTACGTGGAATTGTCAAAAACTTCAAACAACCtatttgttattcattttgTAAAAGTACAACAAATAGATATGATTTAGCTAATCAAATTCGAGAGGTAGTTCGAGCAGTACACTCAACTggattgaatataatatcaagcATTTGTGATCAAGGAGCGACCAATACAGCAGCTATTAATATTCTTATGAACGACACCAAAGCACGTTATTTAAGAAAGAATGAATCATTCTATGGTGATTTCTATGAAATAGAATGTGAATCTGATAGCCATAACaatgtagttaaaatttttcatttgtatgaTACACCACACCTCTTGAAAGGAATCCGTAACAATTTGttgacaaaaaatgtaatatttaatgttgacGGTGAAAAATTAGCTCAATGGAGTGATTTATTGAAGTTATATGAATTGGACAGCAACATAGAAGATGTTAAAATGTTGCCTAGGTTGACTAGACAACATGTCATACCTGCAGAAATTCCGAAAATGAAAGTTAGAAATGCTGCTCAAGTGTTTAGCCAACGAGTTTCATCCATTATGGCATTCTTAGCAA CTCAACATATTCTTGGAGATACAGCTGGAGACACTgcaaaattttgtttattttttgataaattattcgaCTCGGTTAATGGAAACTTTGATAAAGTAGTTGATGGAAAGATTTATAGAAcaggagtaaaaaaaaattctcctcATCACAAATTGTGGGAAGAGTCTTTGAAAGTTTTGAGTACCATGAATTTGTGA